In one Thermaerobacter sp. PB12/4term genomic region, the following are encoded:
- a CDS encoding adenylosuccinate synthase, with protein sequence MSTVVIVGAQWGDEGKGKITDYLAEQADMVVRYQGGANAGHTVVVDGREYRLHLIPSGILHGKRCVIGNGVVLDPAVFLREIEYLEERGHAVDAVAVSGAAHVIMPYHKRLDELEEAGRGEDRIGTTRQGIGPAYRDKAARTGIRVDDLLDEAQFRRLLRRNLDQVNRLLERVYGVEGYDYDQMLQEYLEYAERLRPFVTDTSRLINDAIDAGQRVLFEGAQGTMLDLDHGTYPYVTSSYPTAAGACIGAGVGPTRIDQVIGVAKAYTSRVGDGPFPTELLDETGDWIRERGHEYGTTTGRPRRCGWLDAVVLRYAARVSGLTGLAITRLDTLGGLDTVRICVAYELDGRRVEDLPPGALKLARCRPIYEELPGWPADFSGLTRWEEVPAAARRYLERVAELVGVPVVLVSIGRERAQTLGLRDVFVPRGAGGLG encoded by the coding sequence ATGTCCACGGTGGTGATCGTCGGCGCCCAGTGGGGCGACGAGGGCAAGGGGAAGATCACGGACTACCTGGCGGAACAGGCGGACATGGTGGTGCGGTACCAGGGCGGCGCCAACGCCGGCCACACGGTGGTGGTCGACGGCCGGGAGTACCGGCTCCACCTGATTCCCTCGGGCATCCTGCACGGCAAGCGCTGCGTCATCGGCAACGGGGTGGTGCTGGATCCGGCCGTGTTCCTCCGGGAGATCGAATATCTGGAGGAACGGGGCCACGCCGTGGACGCCGTCGCCGTAAGCGGCGCCGCCCACGTCATCATGCCCTACCACAAGCGCCTGGATGAGCTGGAGGAGGCCGGGCGGGGCGAGGACCGCATCGGCACCACGCGCCAGGGCATCGGGCCCGCCTACCGCGACAAAGCGGCGCGCACGGGCATCCGGGTCGACGACCTGTTGGACGAGGCCCAGTTCCGCCGCCTGCTGCGCCGCAACCTGGACCAGGTCAACCGTCTGCTGGAGCGGGTCTACGGCGTGGAGGGGTACGACTACGATCAGATGCTCCAGGAATATCTGGAGTACGCCGAGCGGCTGCGGCCCTTCGTGACCGATACCTCCCGCCTCATCAACGATGCCATCGACGCCGGCCAGCGGGTCCTGTTTGAGGGCGCCCAGGGGACCATGCTGGATCTGGACCACGGGACGTATCCCTATGTGACCTCGTCCTACCCCACGGCGGCCGGCGCGTGCATCGGCGCGGGCGTCGGGCCGACGCGGATCGACCAGGTCATCGGGGTGGCCAAGGCTTACACCTCGCGGGTGGGCGACGGCCCCTTCCCCACCGAGCTGCTGGACGAGACGGGCGACTGGATCCGGGAGCGGGGTCATGAGTACGGCACCACCACGGGGCGGCCGCGGCGCTGCGGCTGGCTGGACGCCGTGGTGTTGCGCTACGCGGCCCGGGTTTCTGGCTTGACGGGCTTGGCCATCACCCGCCTGGACACCCTGGGCGGCCTGGACACCGTGCGCATCTGCGTGGCCTATGAGCTGGACGGGCGGCGGGTCGAGGATTTGCCACCCGGCGCCCTCAAGTTGGCCCGCTGCCGGCCCATCTACGAGGAATTGCCCGGCTGGCCGGCCGACTTCTCGGGCCTCACCCGTTGGGAGGAGGTCCCCGCTGCGGCGCGCCGGTACCTGGAGCGGGTCGCCGAGCTGGTGGGCGTGCCCGTGGTGCTGGTGTCCATCGGCCGCGAGCGCGCCCAAACCCTGGGGTTGCGCGACGTTTTCGTGCCGCGGGGCGCGGGCGGCCTGGGTTGA
- the dnaB gene encoding replicative DNA helicase gives MSTLPPPDRVPPQNVEAEQSVLGAILIDREALARVLEILEPSHFYREAHQRIFEVAAELFERGEAVDTITLSEALRQRGWLERVGGLTYLTSLANAVPTAANAEHYARIVEEKALLRRLVAAATDIARRAYEGQDPAEEQLDAAEQAIFAIAQDRRRQGYAAIRDVLVDTFEHIERLYLHQGETIGVPTGFRDLDSMLAGLHPSELIILAARPSQGKTTLALNMVAHAAAHGYPVGVFSLEMSRDQLAMRLLAAEARLNQQRLRTGMLAEDDWPRLTDAIGRLSELPVFIDDTPNLSIMEVRARARRMKAEHDIGLLVLDYLQLMHTRGRAESRQQEISEISRSLKALARELKVPVLALSQLSRAVEQRQDRRPQLSDLRESGAIEQDADVVLFIYHNPEDAAENVVEIIVAKQRNGPTGSVKLYFLKEFGRFGNLDTTRYAAG, from the coding sequence GTGAGCACCCTGCCACCACCCGACCGGGTTCCTCCGCAGAATGTGGAAGCGGAGCAATCGGTGCTGGGCGCCATTCTGATCGATCGCGAGGCCCTGGCCCGGGTCCTGGAGATCCTGGAGCCCTCCCACTTCTACCGGGAAGCCCACCAGCGCATCTTCGAGGTGGCTGCCGAACTCTTCGAGCGCGGGGAAGCGGTCGACACCATCACCCTCAGCGAGGCCCTGCGCCAGCGGGGCTGGCTGGAACGGGTCGGCGGGCTGACCTATTTGACATCCCTGGCCAATGCCGTCCCCACGGCGGCCAACGCCGAGCACTATGCCCGCATCGTCGAGGAGAAGGCGCTGCTGCGCCGGCTGGTGGCCGCGGCGACGGACATCGCCCGGCGCGCCTACGAGGGCCAGGATCCGGCGGAGGAACAGCTGGACGCGGCCGAGCAGGCCATCTTCGCCATCGCCCAGGACCGCCGGCGGCAGGGGTATGCCGCCATCCGCGACGTGCTGGTGGACACCTTCGAGCACATCGAGCGCCTCTACCTGCACCAGGGCGAGACCATCGGCGTGCCCACGGGCTTTCGCGACCTGGACAGCATGCTGGCGGGCCTGCACCCGTCCGAGCTGATCATCCTGGCGGCGCGGCCCTCCCAGGGCAAGACGACCCTTGCCCTGAACATGGTGGCCCACGCCGCCGCCCATGGCTATCCCGTGGGCGTCTTCAGCCTGGAGATGTCCCGCGACCAGCTGGCCATGCGCCTCCTGGCGGCGGAGGCGCGGCTGAACCAGCAGCGTCTCCGCACCGGCATGCTGGCCGAGGACGACTGGCCACGGCTCACCGACGCCATCGGCCGGCTCAGCGAGCTGCCGGTGTTCATCGATGACACGCCCAACCTCTCCATCATGGAAGTACGGGCGCGGGCCCGGCGCATGAAGGCGGAACACGACATCGGCCTGCTGGTCCTGGATTACCTGCAGCTCATGCACACCCGGGGCCGTGCCGAAAGCCGCCAGCAGGAGATCTCCGAGATCTCGCGGTCGCTCAAGGCGCTGGCCCGGGAGCTCAAGGTGCCGGTGCTGGCCCTGTCCCAGCTGAGCCGCGCCGTGGAGCAGCGGCAGGACCGGCGCCCGCAGCTGTCGGACCTGCGGGAGTCGGGGGCCATCGAGCAGGACGCCGACGTGGTGCTGTTCATCTACCACAACCCGGAGGACGCTGCCGAGAACGTGGTGGAGATCATCGTGGCCAAGCAGCGCAACGGCCCCACAGGGTCGGTCAAGCTATACTTCCTGAAGGAGTTCGGCCGTTTCGGCAACCTGGACACCACCCGCTACGCGGCGGGCTAG
- the rplI gene encoding 50S ribosomal protein L9, whose translation MKVVLLQDVKGLGRKGDIKDVADGYARNFLLPKGLAREATREVLNQIQQQEAARQRRARQELEQARSLAHRLDGRAVEVRARAGESGRLFGSVTSQDVVEALARTFGVKIDRKRVELPEPLRQLGSYDVVLRLHPEVTCRITVVVRPEA comes from the coding sequence ATGAAGGTGGTCTTGCTGCAGGACGTCAAGGGGCTTGGCCGCAAGGGCGACATCAAGGACGTGGCCGACGGCTACGCCCGCAACTTCCTCCTGCCGAAGGGCCTGGCCCGGGAGGCCACCCGCGAGGTGCTGAACCAGATCCAGCAGCAGGAGGCGGCCCGGCAGCGGCGCGCCCGCCAGGAGCTGGAGCAGGCCCGGTCCCTGGCCCATCGGCTGGACGGCCGCGCGGTGGAGGTGCGCGCGCGGGCCGGAGAGAGCGGCCGCCTGTTCGGTTCGGTGACCAGCCAGGACGTGGTGGAGGCCCTGGCCCGGACCTTCGGCGTCAAGATCGATCGCAAGCGGGTCGAGCTGCCGGAACCGCTGCGGCAGCTGGGTTCCTACGACGTGGTCCTGCGCCTGCACCCTGAGGTGACCTGCCGCATCACCGTGGTGGTGCGCCCGGAGGCGTGA
- a CDS encoding MazG-like family protein, which yields MDDPVPGLDITESLQVLDWLKAELVAAAGAVLRAGVAREPARLLETLAALQITVYALARRWGIPLERLDAEVARRLAAEALSGHYLEDRFGDLSAIRQHLERRGRPQETGQGSG from the coding sequence GTGGACGACCCGGTGCCGGGGCTCGACATCACCGAAAGCCTGCAGGTGCTGGACTGGCTCAAGGCCGAGCTGGTCGCGGCCGCCGGGGCGGTGCTGCGTGCCGGGGTGGCACGGGAGCCGGCACGCTTGCTGGAAACCCTGGCTGCCCTGCAGATCACGGTCTACGCCCTGGCCCGCCGCTGGGGCATCCCACTGGAACGCCTGGACGCCGAGGTGGCCCGCCGCCTGGCCGCGGAGGCGCTCAGCGGCCACTATCTGGAGGACCGGTTCGGTGACCTGAGCGCCATCCGCCAGCACCTGGAGCGCCGCGGGCGGCCGCAGGAGACGGGCCAGGGATCCGGGTGA
- the rpsR gene encoding 30S ribosomal protein S18, giving the protein MGRRDRRKRRKVCEFCVNRIAVVDYKDSARLRKFLTERGKILPRRITGNCAGHQRQLTRAIKRARIMALLPFTIE; this is encoded by the coding sequence ATGGGGCGCCGTGACCGGCGCAAGCGGCGCAAGGTCTGCGAGTTCTGCGTCAACCGCATCGCGGTGGTGGACTACAAGGACAGCGCCCGCCTGCGCAAGTTTCTCACGGAGCGGGGCAAGATCCTGCCGCGCCGCATCACCGGCAATTGCGCGGGGCACCAGCGCCAGCTGACCCGGGCGATCAAGCGGGCGCGCATCATGGCCCTGCTGCCGTTCACCATCGAGTAA
- a CDS encoding single-stranded DNA-binding protein: MLNVVVLIGRLVRDPELRYTPSGVAVGGFTLAVDRPFANQQGEREADFIDIVVWRKLAETCANHLSKGRLVAVRGRLQVRSYETQDGQRRRVAEVVADDVRFLDRGPGGERAVPGGGSPAGEDLADFGDVTGLPDDDIPF, translated from the coding sequence GTGCTGAATGTGGTGGTCTTGATCGGCCGCCTGGTGCGCGATCCCGAGCTGCGCTACACGCCCAGCGGCGTGGCGGTCGGGGGCTTCACGCTGGCCGTCGACCGGCCCTTTGCCAACCAGCAGGGCGAGCGCGAGGCGGACTTCATCGACATCGTCGTCTGGCGGAAGCTGGCCGAGACCTGTGCCAATCATCTGAGCAAGGGCCGCCTGGTGGCCGTTCGGGGACGGCTGCAGGTCCGCAGCTACGAGACCCAGGACGGCCAGCGCCGGCGCGTGGCCGAAGTGGTGGCTGACGACGTCCGTTTCCTTGACCGGGGGCCGGGCGGGGAGCGGGCCGTTCCCGGCGGCGGCTCCCCGGCAGGCGAGGACCTGGCCGACTTCGGCGACGTGACGGGCCTGCCGGACGACGACATCCCCTTCTGA
- the rpsF gene encoding 30S ribosomal protein S6: protein MRAYELMYITRPDLDEEAEKALLDRLQKIITDGGGTVEQVDVWGRRRLAYEIAGYREGHYTVVQFQGPAGVTHELERVIRITDDIIRHIIVLREKVA, encoded by the coding sequence GTGCGCGCCTATGAACTCATGTACATCACCCGCCCCGACCTGGACGAGGAGGCGGAAAAGGCGCTCCTCGACCGCCTGCAGAAGATCATCACCGACGGGGGTGGCACCGTCGAGCAGGTGGACGTGTGGGGCCGCCGCCGGCTGGCTTACGAGATCGCCGGCTACCGCGAGGGGCACTATACGGTGGTCCAGTTCCAGGGCCCTGCCGGGGTGACCCACGAGCTGGAGCGGGTGATCCGCATCACCGACGACATCATCCGCCACATCATCGTGCTGCGCGAGAAAGTGGCCTGA
- a CDS encoding DUF951 domain-containing protein → MAGPMKFYLGDIVRMRKTHPCGSDRWEVLRVGMDFRIRCLGCGHLVMMPRRKFERAVRQVLGGPNRPPQEDPAQGTGSAP, encoded by the coding sequence ATGGCGGGACCGATGAAGTTCTATCTGGGAGACATCGTCCGCATGCGCAAGACCCACCCCTGCGGTTCGGACCGCTGGGAGGTCCTGCGGGTCGGGATGGACTTTCGCATCCGCTGTCTCGGCTGCGGCCATCTGGTGATGATGCCCCGCCGCAAGTTCGAGCGGGCGGTCCGCCAGGTGCTGGGCGGGCCCAACCGCCCGCCCCAGGAGGACCCGGCCCAGGGAACCGGTTCGGCCCCATGA
- a CDS encoding CvpA family protein, with protein MGGSTGGPAPGAGAWALDAGLAAMILVAAWQGYRRGGLVATAGLLSFAAAAWFVATRAAAVQAWAARTGLLPRLAELLQPAAAAWLPPEVARAPVQPAYLLRVLHVLDAMPLPPGVRAEWADALREAARAAGGQTTVANLLATVLASAVIADVALYGLPLAGGLVLSAAARRLAGTVHHRGWGGWDRLLGVVAGGLEGALLLAGLLLLARQLAGLAPGWIDPAWWTGLEQSRLAAGLLALGEGVWAALGHGRLPAPGSR; from the coding sequence GTGGGGGGCAGTACCGGCGGGCCCGCCCCGGGGGCCGGGGCCTGGGCCCTGGATGCGGGTCTGGCCGCCATGATCCTGGTCGCCGCCTGGCAGGGATACCGGCGAGGCGGCCTGGTGGCGACGGCGGGCCTGCTGAGCTTCGCCGCGGCCGCCTGGTTCGTCGCCACCCGGGCGGCCGCGGTACAGGCGTGGGCGGCCCGTACCGGGCTGCTGCCCCGCCTGGCCGAGCTGCTTCAGCCGGCGGCGGCGGCCTGGCTGCCGCCGGAGGTGGCTCGGGCTCCGGTGCAGCCAGCCTACCTGTTGCGCGTCCTCCATGTGCTGGACGCCATGCCCCTGCCGCCGGGAGTCCGGGCAGAGTGGGCGGATGCCCTGCGGGAGGCCGCTCGGGCCGCCGGGGGGCAGACGACGGTGGCGAACCTGCTGGCCACGGTGCTGGCCTCGGCTGTCATCGCCGACGTGGCCCTGTACGGCCTCCCCCTGGCCGGAGGCCTGGTGCTGTCGGCCGCCGCCCGCCGCCTGGCGGGCACGGTGCACCACCGGGGCTGGGGCGGCTGGGACCGGCTGCTGGGGGTGGTGGCGGGCGGCCTGGAAGGGGCGCTGCTTTTGGCGGGCCTGCTGCTGCTGGCCCGCCAGCTGGCCGGCCTGGCACCCGGCTGGATCGATCCGGCGTGGTGGACCGGGCTGGAGCAATCGCGGCTGGCGGCGGGCCTGCTGGCCCTCGGGGAAGGGGTCTGGGCCGCCCTGGGGCATGGGCGCTTGCCCGCACCCGGGTCCCGTTGA
- a CDS encoding ABC transporter ATP-binding protein: MLLSVEQLNVAYGAIKAVQDLSLEVGEGEIVALLGANGAGKTTTLRTISGLIRPRSGRIVYDGRVITQWPAHRIVAAGLVHVPEGRRVFAPLTVRENLELGAYTVRSGGDVEARMREVFARFPRLEERQHQLAGTLSGGEQQMLAIGRALMTRPRLLLLDEPSLGLAPLLVREIFATIKEINQRDGVTILLVEQNAHQALQIAHRAYVLESGRMALEGPAARLIDDPRVQAAYLGA, translated from the coding sequence ATGCTGCTTTCGGTGGAACAGTTGAACGTAGCCTACGGCGCCATCAAGGCCGTCCAGGACCTCTCCCTGGAGGTGGGGGAAGGGGAGATCGTCGCCCTGCTGGGTGCCAACGGTGCCGGCAAGACCACCACCCTGCGCACCATCAGCGGGCTCATCCGGCCCCGGTCGGGGCGCATCGTCTACGACGGTAGGGTGATCACCCAGTGGCCGGCCCACCGCATCGTCGCGGCGGGCCTGGTCCACGTTCCCGAGGGGCGCCGGGTGTTCGCTCCCCTCACCGTCCGCGAGAACCTGGAGCTGGGTGCCTACACGGTGCGCAGCGGGGGCGATGTGGAGGCCCGGATGCGGGAGGTGTTTGCCAGGTTCCCCCGCCTCGAGGAGCGACAGCACCAGCTGGCCGGCACCCTGTCGGGCGGCGAGCAGCAAATGCTGGCCATCGGCAGGGCCCTGATGACCCGGCCCCGGCTCCTGCTGCTGGACGAGCCGTCACTGGGCCTGGCCCCTTTGTTGGTCCGGGAAATCTTCGCTACCATTAAGGAAATCAACCAGCGGGACGGCGTGACCATCCTGCTGGTCGAGCAGAACGCCCACCAGGCGTTGCAGATCGCCCACCGGGCCTACGTCCTGGAAAGCGGGCGAATGGCCCTCGAGGGCCCGGCGGCCCGGCTGATCGACGATCCGCGGGTCCAGGCCGCCTACCTGGGCGCCTAG
- a CDS encoding ABC transporter ATP-binding protein — protein MPVVLECRDVSIRFGGLVALAGFNLTLRQGELVGLIGPNGAGKTTVFNLITGIYRPTAGEIRLFHRPIAGLKPHRITQLGVARTFQNIRLFGNMTVLDNVRTAFHSRTRTGVIPAILRTRGFHAEEQAVTRRALELLDTLRLAHRAEELARNLPYGEQRRLEIARALATGPRILLLDEPAAGMNPSESRELRDLIEEVHRRFGLTTLLIEHHMDVVMSVCERVVVLDYGRTIAVGTPDEVRRNPAVIAAYLGEEAG, from the coding sequence CTGCCCGTGGTGCTGGAGTGCCGGGACGTCAGCATCCGTTTCGGAGGGCTGGTCGCCCTGGCGGGCTTCAACCTCACCCTGCGCCAGGGGGAGCTGGTGGGACTGATCGGGCCCAACGGCGCGGGCAAGACCACGGTGTTCAACCTGATCACGGGCATCTACCGCCCCACCGCCGGTGAGATCCGCCTGTTCCACCGGCCCATCGCGGGGTTGAAGCCGCATCGCATCACCCAGCTGGGGGTGGCGCGCACCTTCCAGAACATTCGCCTCTTTGGCAACATGACCGTGCTGGACAACGTGCGGACGGCCTTCCACTCCCGTACCCGGACCGGCGTGATCCCGGCCATCCTGCGCACCCGCGGCTTTCACGCGGAAGAACAGGCGGTGACCCGGCGGGCCCTGGAGCTGCTGGACACCCTGCGCCTGGCCCACCGGGCCGAGGAGCTGGCCCGCAACCTGCCCTACGGCGAGCAGCGGCGGCTGGAGATCGCCCGGGCCCTGGCCACGGGGCCCCGCATCCTCCTGCTGGACGAGCCGGCGGCGGGGATGAACCCCAGCGAATCCCGCGAACTGCGGGACCTGATCGAAGAGGTTCACCGCCGGTTCGGCCTGACCACGCTGCTCATCGAACACCACATGGACGTGGTGATGAGTGTCTGCGAGCGGGTGGTGGTCCTTGACTACGGCCGCACCATCGCCGTGGGCACCCCGGATGAGGTGCGCCGCAACCCGGCGGTGATCGCCGCCTACCTGGGGGAGGAGGCGGGTTGA
- a CDS encoding branched-chain amino acid ABC transporter permease has product MSELAPATTAGPLRATPWPVVIGRWLLQLAVIVGIYELLLAWVGGNRYLLVVLTQAGIYVILAVSLNLILGYTGQLSIGHAGFMAVGGYAAAILTKFFSVPFPAALLAGAVAAGVAGLLVGIPSLRLRGDYLAIATLGFGEIISVLLSLINEVPVGDRVIDVGGAQGLIGIPRHTNFAWTYLVAVLAIKVVWHFVHSTHGRACIAIREDEVAAEAMGIPSTRYKVLAFTISAMLAGVAGGLYAHQYLYLNPAVAGFMNSVFILVIVVIGGMGSTTGAVAAAVFFTYTNQALPNWMQALHLPPSIDPPAVRMVLFSVLLIVVMLVRPRGLLGGVELTWDQLGRAWRLLAGAGRQRGVARGGQA; this is encoded by the coding sequence GTGAGCGAGCTGGCACCGGCAACGACAGCCGGACCCTTGCGGGCCACGCCGTGGCCGGTGGTCATCGGCCGCTGGTTGCTGCAGCTGGCGGTGATCGTCGGGATCTATGAATTGCTGCTGGCCTGGGTAGGGGGCAACCGCTACCTGCTGGTGGTCCTGACCCAGGCGGGCATCTACGTGATCCTGGCCGTCAGCCTCAACCTGATCCTGGGCTATACCGGGCAGCTGTCCATCGGCCATGCGGGTTTCATGGCGGTGGGCGGCTACGCCGCGGCCATCCTGACCAAGTTCTTTTCCGTACCCTTTCCGGCGGCGCTGCTGGCGGGGGCCGTGGCGGCAGGCGTAGCGGGCCTGCTGGTGGGTATCCCCAGCCTGCGGCTGCGGGGCGACTACCTGGCCATTGCCACCCTGGGCTTTGGCGAGATCATCAGCGTCCTTCTCTCCCTGATCAACGAGGTGCCTGTGGGGGACCGGGTCATCGACGTGGGCGGCGCCCAGGGGCTGATCGGGATTCCCCGGCACACGAACTTTGCCTGGACTTACCTGGTGGCCGTTCTGGCCATCAAAGTGGTTTGGCACTTCGTCCATTCCACCCACGGCCGCGCCTGCATCGCCATCCGCGAGGACGAGGTGGCGGCCGAGGCCATGGGCATTCCGTCCACCCGCTACAAGGTGCTGGCCTTCACCATCAGCGCCATGCTGGCCGGGGTGGCCGGGGGGCTGTATGCGCACCAGTACCTCTATCTCAACCCCGCCGTAGCGGGCTTCATGAACTCCGTGTTCATCCTGGTGATTGTGGTCATCGGCGGCATGGGCAGCACCACGGGGGCGGTGGCCGCTGCCGTGTTCTTCACCTACACCAACCAGGCGCTGCCCAACTGGATGCAGGCGCTGCACCTGCCCCCGTCCATCGACCCTCCGGCGGTGCGGATGGTGTTGTTCTCCGTGCTGCTGATCGTGGTCATGCTGGTCCGGCCGCGCGGCCTGCTGGGCGGGGTCGAACTCACCTGGGACCAGCTGGGCCGGGCCTGGCGCCTGCTCGCCGGTGCCGGCCGGCAGCGCGGTGTGGCCAGAGGAGGGCAGGCGTGA
- a CDS encoding branched-chain amino acid ABC transporter permease → MYGLQQLINGLQLGAIYALIAVGYTMVYGVVKMINFAHGDVYMVGAYVAFAVTAAAAAGDVTPGQALVLFAAGLVAAMAGCALLGALIERTAYRPLRNQPRLAALTTAIGVSLLLENLMQIIAGPNPRPFPGLIPLRQVDLAGIVINLRFGVAFLIALVMMAGLQYLVMRTRVGKAMRAVAYDLDAARLMGIDVNRIIAAVFMLGSALAACAGVLVGVTYARIDPFMGIIPGLKAFVAAVLGGIGSIPGAMLGGLLMGMAEVGVASVRSELTGAVAFLVLIIVLLFKPTGLLGERVYDKV, encoded by the coding sequence ATCTATGGCCTGCAACAGCTGATCAACGGGCTGCAGCTGGGCGCGATCTACGCCCTCATCGCCGTGGGCTATACCATGGTCTACGGCGTCGTGAAGATGATCAACTTCGCCCACGGCGACGTGTACATGGTGGGCGCGTACGTGGCCTTTGCCGTGACGGCGGCGGCCGCTGCCGGCGACGTCACGCCGGGCCAGGCGCTGGTGCTGTTCGCGGCGGGCCTGGTGGCGGCCATGGCGGGCTGTGCGCTGCTGGGTGCCCTGATTGAACGCACCGCCTACCGGCCGTTGCGGAACCAGCCCCGGCTGGCGGCCCTGACCACGGCCATCGGCGTCTCCCTGCTGCTGGAAAACCTGATGCAGATCATCGCCGGGCCCAATCCCCGCCCCTTTCCGGGGCTCATCCCCCTGCGCCAGGTCGACCTGGCCGGGATCGTCATCAACCTCCGCTTTGGTGTCGCCTTCCTCATCGCCCTGGTGATGATGGCCGGACTGCAGTATCTGGTCATGCGCACCCGGGTCGGCAAGGCCATGCGCGCCGTGGCCTACGACCTGGACGCGGCACGGCTCATGGGCATTGACGTCAACCGCATCATCGCCGCCGTCTTCATGCTGGGGTCGGCCCTGGCGGCCTGTGCCGGGGTGCTGGTCGGCGTGACCTATGCCCGGATCGACCCCTTCATGGGCATCATTCCCGGACTCAAAGCGTTCGTGGCGGCGGTGCTGGGGGGCATCGGCAGCATTCCCGGCGCCATGCTGGGCGGCCTGCTCATGGGAATGGCCGAGGTAGGGGTTGCGTCCGTCCGTTCGGAACTCACCGGCGCCGTGGCCTTCCTGGTCCTGATCATCGTGCTGCTCTTCAAGCCCACCGGTCTTTTGGGCGAGCGGGTCTACGACAAGGTCTAG
- a CDS encoding ABC transporter substrate-binding protein, translating into MGARSKRWPRRAVLAGLVAASLLLAACGGGGGAPSSGGEAGGGGGEGGGTINIGLLMPLTGQISQFGEQTRNGALLAIKQKGNKVGNYTINPIVEDDKNNETEAVARVQKLVTEDQVVAVIGSVSSRISIPVSEVLEQQGVVMISPTSTADSLTPGKKWIFRACFYDSFQGQVMAKFAREELNAQTAAILYDMANPYSEGLYKSFEAAFQEMGGQVVKVDSYRTGDQDFRAQLTSIAQANPDVLFLPDYYDPVGVVAQQAREVGVKATLLGADGWDDSKLYELGGEAILDGYFSNHYSIEQENPESKAFVEAFRQEYGEDPSALAALGYDAANLLLDAIQRVIDGGGDPTDPAQIRDALEQTQGFKGVTGTISFDENHNPIKDAVVLQTTSEGHKYVTTVSPQ; encoded by the coding sequence GTGGGTGCAAGGTCCAAGCGCTGGCCGCGCCGGGCGGTCCTGGCCGGTCTGGTGGCGGCATCGCTCCTGCTGGCGGCCTGCGGCGGGGGCGGCGGCGCGCCCAGCTCCGGGGGAGAGGCCGGGGGAGGCGGCGGCGAGGGTGGCGGCACGATCAACATCGGCCTCCTCATGCCGCTGACCGGGCAAATCAGCCAGTTCGGTGAGCAGACCCGCAACGGGGCCCTGCTGGCCATCAAGCAGAAGGGCAACAAGGTGGGGAATTACACCATCAACCCCATCGTGGAGGACGACAAGAACAACGAGACCGAAGCGGTGGCCCGGGTACAGAAGCTGGTCACCGAGGACCAGGTGGTCGCCGTCATCGGGTCGGTCTCGTCGCGCATCTCCATCCCGGTGTCCGAGGTGCTGGAGCAGCAGGGCGTCGTGATGATCTCGCCCACCTCCACGGCGGACTCCCTGACGCCGGGGAAGAAGTGGATCTTCCGGGCCTGCTTCTATGACTCGTTCCAGGGCCAGGTCATGGCCAAGTTCGCCCGCGAGGAGCTGAACGCCCAGACGGCGGCGATCCTCTACGACATGGCGAACCCCTACAGCGAGGGCCTGTACAAGTCCTTCGAGGCGGCCTTCCAGGAGATGGGCGGCCAGGTGGTCAAGGTAGACTCCTACCGCACGGGTGACCAGGACTTCCGGGCCCAGTTGACCAGCATCGCCCAGGCCAATCCGGACGTGCTCTTCCTGCCCGACTATTACGACCCGGTGGGCGTCGTCGCCCAGCAGGCCCGCGAGGTGGGTGTGAAGGCGACCCTGCTGGGGGCCGACGGCTGGGACGACAGCAAGCTCTACGAGCTGGGCGGCGAGGCCATCCTGGACGGGTACTTCTCCAACCACTACTCCATCGAGCAGGAGAATCCCGAGTCGAAGGCCTTCGTCGAAGCCTTCCGCCAGGAGTACGGTGAAGACCCCAGCGCCCTGGCGGCTCTGGGCTACGATGCCGCCAACCTGCTGCTGGATGCCATCCAGCGGGTGATCGACGGCGGCGGCGATCCCACCGACCCGGCCCAGATCCGCGACGCGCTGGAGCAGACCCAGGGCTTCAAGGGCGTGACGGGCACCATCTCCTTCGACGAAAACCACAACCCCATCAAGGACGCGGTGGTATTGCAGACCACTTCCGAAGGGCACAAGTACGTGACCACCGTCTCGCCCCAGTGA